A stretch of Podospora bellae-mahoneyi strain CBS 112042 chromosome 5, whole genome shotgun sequence DNA encodes these proteins:
- a CDS encoding hypothetical protein (COG:V; EggNog:ENOG503NYXR), whose product MYMPHRSNPSHIMDSLPSRLDSLRPKILELVRIGGAPGLSLGAMHHGTQVYFASYGYRDVE is encoded by the coding sequence TCCAACCCTTCCCACATCATGGACAGCCTCCCATCTCGACTTGATTCTCTGCGTCCAAAGATTTTGGAGCTGGTGCGCATTGGTGGCGCGCCTGGCCTCTCACTCGGTGCCATGCACCACGGCACCCAAGTGTACTTCGCCAGCTACGGCTACCGTGATGTCGAGTAA
- a CDS encoding hypothetical protein (EggNog:ENOG503P50M), with the protein MRFQAPQLGALGVTFTVMRASQFACLISVIGLCANFINEIATAEHSPPSELVGALTVAVTAIIYVIITYILYYDNMLSMLTTAGLDSLLLVASIVVASLIGKPLSMLNCAALPSSEWSSGLFWSTPSPIKSIITKTISYISFVLLDQTTCYQIKAVWGLCITICLLFAFSTLACLGLWQRIRRETKNKDIEG; encoded by the exons ATGCGGTTCCAAGCGCCGCAGCTCGGCGCCTTGGGCGTCACCTTTACTGTCATGAGGGCATCACAGTTTGCGTGCCTCATTTCTGTCATTGGTCTTTGTGCCAACTTCATCAACGAGATTGCCACAGCCGAGCACAGTCCCCCATCAGAGCTTGTCGGTGCTTTGACAGTG GCCGTCACAGCCATAATCTATGTGATCATCACATACATCTTGTACTACGACAACATGCTTTCGATGCTGACCACTGCTGGTctcgacagcctcctcctcgttgcCTCCATCGTCGTAGCTTCCTTGATTGGGAAGCCCCTTTCCATGCTCAACTGCGCTGCTCTCCCGTCCTCAGAATGGTCTTCCGGCCTGTTTTGGTCCACACCTTCCCCAATCAAGTcgatcatcaccaagaccatTTCCTACATCAGCTTCGTTTTGCTTGACCAGACAACCTGCTACCAAATCAAGGCTGTGTGGGGATTGTGCATCACCATCTGCCTGCTCTTCGCCTTTTCCACACTGGCCTGCCTCGGCCTCTGGCAACGCATCCGTCGCGagaccaagaacaaggataTTGAGGGTTAG
- a CDS encoding hypothetical protein (EggNog:ENOG503P50M) has translation MASTNSYYPSFPPPPLVPILDRGNSRAPPAALLSVGNNNALGLSITQPRYSCESDASSINSVFTGGSPPTKGLRPPPRLHMRAPAKTMPTIPGSPTDEKEGQYQGLSPLASRVPVLTLTIPNTQATVTSSSNDKIPEEHKRVPTRLPCSPLSPIRGFMAARRNRRSGGVPVPPPIVVPSPPGRSSRFKEQTSPSPALETVIFSPPPIPSAPKKRKTVWEGWWDIGLLERMNTIKRKALPK, from the coding sequence ATGGCTTCCACCAATTCCTACTACCCAagcttcccccctcctccgctggTGCCCATCCTCGACCGCGGAAACAGCCGTGCTCCCCCTGCGGCTTTGCTTTCTGTTGGAAATAATAACGCCCTCGGTTTGTCAATCACTCAGCCGAGATACAGCTGTGAATCGGACGCATCTTCCATCAACAGCGTTTTCACTGGCGGCAGTCCCCCGACCAAAGGGCTGCGCCCACCGCCCAGGCTACACATGCGAGCGCCAGCCAAGACAATGCCGACGATCCCAGGGTCTCCCActgatgagaaggagggacAATATCAGGGCCTCTCCCCCCTGGCGTCTCGGGTCCCAGTGCTTACCTTGACAATCCCGAACACACAAGCAACAGTCACGTCTTCCAGTAACGACAAAATTCCCGAAGAACACAAACGGGTCCCAACTCGCCTTCCCTGTTCTCCTTTGTCGCCTATTAGAGGCTTCATGGCCGCTCGGCGCAACCGCAGGTCCGGCGGTGTGCCCGTCCCACCTCCCATCGTCGTCCCTTCGCCTCCGGGCAGGAGCTCTCGCTTCAAGGAGCAAACGAGTCCCAGTCCGGCGCTTGAGACGGTGATTTTCAGCCCACCCCCTATTCCTAGTGCtcccaagaagaggaagacggtctgggagggatggtgggatATCGGActgttggagaggatgaacACCATCAAGAGAAAGGCGCTCCCTAAATAG
- a CDS encoding hypothetical protein (EggNog:ENOG503PCPN; COG:G; CAZy:GH7): MPLLSIFLLPLLLPSSLAQKKGNLSPETHPPFQWAQCTSPTNCTTINSSLVLDANWRWVHDDKYRNCVEQNPDGTQWWNPAVCNLGDESPASTNNCTSKCLLEGAGDYRWSYGITTTNATLMQKLVTRIEFATNYGSRLFLLEKKDRYQTFVLLGNELSFQVDLSTVGCGVNAALGFVAMDADGGVERHKPWNEAGAEYGTGYCDGWCQDRQRFVGGRAATNKQGVRGYQWQSDGACCPEFAVWNSNAHSYSMSSHICENDYYEPCPGPWCDPTYYDPDERGVPPKCARKGCEYNPYRMGAKELYGKGKLVDTTRNVVTRWEEDRQYQFFIQDGKKIDVPAPTWDGLPKQSGLSKEMCDVQANVFMEQDIWAVHNGWPTHQRQVLSRPMVLVTSIDAADWYTWNTWLDSSKIPPYDDRDPGVERGPCPWEDNEPSIVRANNGEAKVVWSNIRFGPIGSTVEL; this comes from the exons ATgcctctcctctccatcttcctcctccccctcctcctcccttcaTCCCTCGCCCAAAAGAAAGGCAACCTCAGCCCCgaaacccacccccccttccaatGGGCACAAtgcacctcccccaccaactGCACAAcaatcaactcctccctcgtcctcgacgcCAACTGGCGCTGGGTCCACGACGACAAGTATCGCAACTGCGTGGAGCAAAACCCAGACGGCACCCAGTGGTGGAACCCCGCCGTTTGCAATCTAGGTGATGAAAGTCCGGCGTCAACTAACAATTGCACCTCAAAGTGCCTTCTCGAAGGAGCCGGGGACTATCGTTGGAGCTATGGCATCACTaccaccaacgccacccTGATGCAGAAGTTGGTGACGAGGATCGAGTTCGCTACCAATTATGGTTCAAGGCTTTTCTTGCTGGAGAAAAAGGATAGATACCAGACTTTTGTGCTGTTGGGAAATGAGCTTAGTTTTCAGGTTGATTTGTCGACTGTTGGGTGTGGGGTTAATGCTGCGTTGGGGTTTGTGGCTATGGATgctgatgggggggtggagaggcatAAACCGTGGAATGAGGCTGGGGCGGAGTATGGGACTGGGTATTGTGACGGCTGGTGTCAGGATAGGCAGAGatttgttggggggagggccGCGACGAATAAACAGGGGGTGCGGGGGTACCAGTGGCAGAGTGATGGGGCTTGTTGTCCCGAGTTTGCGGTTTG GAACTCGAACGCTCATTCATACTCGATGTCTTCGCATATTTGTGAGAATGATTATTATGAACCATGCCCCGGACCTTGGTGCGACCCGACGTATTATGATCCTGACGAGAGGGGCGTTCCACCAAAGTGTGCCAGGAAAGGGTGCGAGTACAACCCGTATAGGATGGGGGCGAAGGAGTTgtatgggaaggggaagctgGTTGATACCACAAGGAA CGTTGTGACTCGTTGGGAAGAAGACCGTCAGTATCAGTTCTTTATCCAAGATGGGAAAAAGATTGATGTCCCAGCTCCAACGTGGGATGGGCTCCCAAAGCAAAGCGGCTTAAGTAAGGAAATGTGTGATGTACAGGCCAACGTCTTTATGGAGCAAGACATCTGGGCGGTGCATAATGGCTGGCCGACACACCAAAGGCAGGTGTTGAGCCGGCCCATGGTGTTGGTCACATCGATTGATGCGGCTGAT TGGTATACGTGGAACACCTGGCTTGACTCATCCAAGATACCCCCTTATGATGACCGGGATCCTGGTGTCGAGCGTGGACCCTGTCCATGGGAAGATAATGAACCCTCGATTGTTCGAGCAAACAATGGTGAAGC AAAGGTTGTGTGGTCCAACATCAGATTTGGGCCTATTGGGTCAACAGTTGAACTGTGA
- a CDS encoding hypothetical protein (EggNog:ENOG503NWA2; COG:I), producing MAEPRLPDVYGPGTFTDRELVPILTDAHRILRVLAAQTPGFTDNEVVLSKVRFEGEAEPVIPGPVKSTPVAAALHAMTGILADEILTLRGLPSPTRKVVINTTHTTLWLGGVAAVYLDHESIISLMRDKKRFGELVPDWQQRGLHPKLNHLLKLRATGIYPTKIPGQWYNLHGSLNPEPMLLNLGIDPFPEASITTLDEAAAYLREKTTNMSPAEVECLNLSAGHCGTKCHTPASWSATSMGKSLAKHPLIDVIPPPSHSVPSPPTIFPALNTTNPLPLSGVKVLELARIIAAPVASSILASLGATVIKINAPHLPDMSVLQLSLTAGKITTCLDLRDPTDRDKLQESLAEADVFIQGFRPGALDKYGLSQHDILSMAVKRNKGVVYVTENCFGPDGVYASRPGWQQMADCASGVAYVMGRSYELADGEPVLPSLPVSDMTCGLVCAVGAMMGLLNRAREGGSWIVRGSLVRVDTFFLDKETGLYPRNVVDRCKERFNWGVMRGENHVLELLRMTWEGWEGDGVMRGYLREEGEWWERWRESAFGGRGLSILKPVVRFEGEGIREEVQPRWARGPVPFGFYEKGDAMF from the coding sequence ATGGCAGAACCAAGACTTCCCGATGTCTACGGCCCCGGGACCTTTACCGACCGAGAACTGGTTCCGATACTGACGGATGCGCACCGAATACTCCGGGTCTTGGCAGCACAAACCCCTGGCTTCACAGACAATGAGGTCGTCCTGTCAAAAGTTAGGTTTGAAGGTGAGGCCGAGCCTGTCATCCCAGGCCCTGTCAAGTCTACGCCTGTTGCAGCAGCACTCCATGCCATGACCGGTATCTTGGCCGATGAGATTCTAACGCTCCGAGGGTTGCCTAGTCCTACCAGGAAGGTGGTCATCAACACGACACATACAACCCTGTGGCTTGGAGGTGTGGCGGCGGTTTACCTCGACCACGAGTCGATTATATCCTTGATGAGAGATAAGAAGAGGTTCGGTGAGCTGGTTCCGGATTGGCAGCAAAGAGGTCTTCATCCTAAGTTGAACCACCTGCTCAAGCTGAGAGCAACGGGTATCTATCCCACCAAGATACCTGGGCAGTGGTATAACCTCCATGGATCACTCAATCCAGAACCTATGCTCCTTAACCTCGGCATTGACCCCTTCCCTGAAGCATCGATCACAACTCTCGACGAGGCAGCGGCTTACCTCCGCgagaaaacaacaaacatGTCACCCGCCGAAGTGGAGTGCCTTAATCTCTCGGCCGGTCACTGCGGGACAAAGTGCCATACTCCTGCCTCTTGGTCCGCCACCTCGATGGGAAAGTCCCTGGCTAAGCACCCGCTAATCGATGTcatccccccaccctcccactccGTCCCCTCACCACCTACCATCTTCCCGGCTCTCAACACgaccaacccccttcccctgtCAGGGGTAAAAGTCCTCGAGCTAGCCCGCATCATCGCCGCCCCGGTAGCCTCCTCCATCCTTGCATCGTTAGGGGCAACGGTCATCAAAATCAACGCCCCCCATCTGCCGGATATGTCTGTTCTTCAGCTCAGTCTGACAGCCGGCAAGATCACCACCTGCCTTGATCTTCGAGATCCCACCGACAGGGATAAGCTGCAGGAGTCGTTAGCCGAAGCGGATGTTTTTATTCAGGGGTTCCGTCCCGGTGCATTAGATAAATACGGTCTTTCCCAACACGATATTCTGTCCATGGCTGTCAAACGGAacaagggggtggtgtacGTGACGGAGAATTGCTTCGGTCCTGATGGGGTGTATGCTAGTAGGCCCGGGTGGCAGCAGATGGCTGATTGTGCTTCTGGTGTGGCGTACGTCATGGGGAGGAGTTACGAGTTGGCTGATGGGGAGCCGGTCTTGCCTAGTTTGCCGGTTAGCGATATGACTTGCGGGCTTGTCTGTGCTGTAGGGgcgatgatggggttgttgaatCGGgcgagagaggggggaagctGGATTGTGAGGGGGAGTTTGGTTAGAGTTGATACGTTTTTTTTGGATAAGGAGACGGGTTTGTATCCTCGGAATGTGGTGGACAGATGCAAGGAGAGGTTTAACTGGGgagtgatgaggggggagaatCATGTGTTGGAATTGTTGAGGATGAcatgggaggggtgggaaggggatggggtgATGAGAGGGTatttgagggaggaaggggagtggtgggaacGATGGAGAGAGAGTGcgtttggggggagggggttgagtaTTTTGAAGCCTGTGGTGCggtttgaaggggagggaatCAGGGAGGAAGTACAGCCGAGGTGGGCGAGGGGTCCGGTGCCGTTTGGGTTTTACGAGAAGGGGGATGCTATGTTTTAA